AGTCACTTCGTCGCCAACGGCTGGGCGGGCAGCGACCAATTCGGCAGCCCGGCTATCTCCGGCATCTTCGCCGCGATTCCTTTCGCCATCTGGTTCTTTCTGGCGATTGAAGGCGCCGCCATGGCCGCCGAAGAGGCCAAAGACCCGCAACGTACCATCCCCAAAGCCTATATCAGCGGCATCATCACGCTGGTAGTGCTGGCGCTCGGGGTGATGATCATGGCCGGCGGCGTCGGTGACTGGCGCACCCTGTCCAACATCAACGATCCGCTGCCGCAGGCAATGAAAGCGGTGGTGGGTGCAAACTCCGGCTGGATGCACATGCTGGTGTGGATCGGGCTGTTCGGACTGATCGCCAGTTTTCACGGCATTATCCTCGGCTACTCCCGCCAGTTCTTCGCGCTGGCCCGCGCCGGTTACCTGCCCGCCGGGCTGGCGAAACTATCCCGTTTCCAGACGCCGCACCGCGCCATTCTGACCGGTGGGGTGATTGGCATCGCTACTATCTTTAGCGACAGTTGGATCAATCTACAGGGGATGAGCCTGACCGCGGCGATGATCACCATGGCCGTGTTCGGCGCTAACGTGATGTACCTGATGAGTATGCTGAGCCTGTTCCGCCTGCGCCGTACCGAACCGGACCTGCATCGCACTTTCCATGCGCCGGGTTATCCGATCATCCCGGCTATCGCCCTGGTGCTGTCGGTGGTATGCCTGATAGCTATGCTGTGGTTTAACCCGGTGATTGGCGGCTTGTTCATCGTGCTGATGCTGGCGGGCTACAGCTATTTCCTGATGACCCGCGCCCAGCGCGACAATGCCCCGCAGGACGCGATGCTGGTGGGGAAAGAGTGAGCGGCCCCATTCGCTGATGCCGTTTTAGCGCCTCCCGTTCGGGAGGCGCGTTGTTATCAGGGGCCGTGAAACCCTACCACTCAGGCAAGGCGGTCGTTGCTATACTCCGCGCTGCAGCATCGGATAGGTGAAAAACAGCAGGTGGTACAGGTTCAGGCCAAAGTGGAACAGCGTGGCGACCCACAACTTCCCGCTCCACATCCAGGCCAAACCGTACAACAAGCCCGCCAGTGCGGCAAACGCCATCAGCATCGCTCCACCGGAAACATGCAGCGCGCCAAACAGCAATGCAGATACCGCCAGCGCCAGCCACGGCGACATCACGCCCGCTAACCGCTGTTGCAGGTAACCGCGAAACAATGCCTCTTCCGCCAGCGATACAAAAAACAGGTTAGCCAGCATAAAAGACCACAACCACGGTGGATTGTGGGTTTCCAGCTGCAACCCACCCGCCAGCACCGCCCCCCACAGCAGCATTGGAACAGCCAGCACCAGCAGGAACCACCCCCATTTGCCCGGCGAACGCACCGGCGATGATGAAAATAACGTCGGCATGCAGGCTAGTAATACAAAAGGGATCAATGCTTTGTCGAGATTGAAATACATTGAAAATGCTGCGCTTTTCGGACCGGCATACACGTTATCAAGCACTTTGGGATTATCGAATCCAGGTGCCTGCTGCAGGGCTAGTGCAACCACGCCAGCAACCAGAAGGATTTCTGTTGCGCGCCTTATGTCAGGATGAGAGCGGTACGCCACATGCAGCGCAGCGACCAGCGCCAACAAGCCCAGAAATCCCATTCCTGACCAGGCCAGCACACCATTTCCCAGCCCCCACACCAGCGTCGCCAGCAATAATACGATAGCGATAGTTCTGTTGAATTGCAGAGTCAACAATGACCCCGCCAGCGTTATCCACATCTTGTAGGTTGCTCTCCTTTTTTCGTCAGGCATCTGGTTCGCGAGGCAATCCGGCCTGCCACACTATGGCTCGTGGAACCCTATCATGCTGTCCAGGTGCAAGCCACGAGACCGATGATGAGTTGCCCGC
The DNA window shown above is from Dickeya dadantii NCPPB 898 and carries:
- the eat gene encoding ethanolamine permease translates to MTMQLKPTLGTLHLWGIAVGLVISGEYFGWSYGWGVAGTLGFLVTTLIIAAMYTCFIFSFTELTTAIPHAGGPFAYSRRAFGETGGLIAGMATLIEFVFAPPSIAMAIGAYLNVQYPSLDPRYAATGAYLIFMTLNILGVKLAAMFELFVTVLAVIELLVFMGVVAPGFSISHFVANGWAGSDQFGSPAISGIFAAIPFAIWFFLAIEGAAMAAEEAKDPQRTIPKAYISGIITLVVLALGVMIMAGGVGDWRTLSNINDPLPQAMKAVVGANSGWMHMLVWIGLFGLIASFHGIILGYSRQFFALARAGYLPAGLAKLSRFQTPHRAILTGGVIGIATIFSDSWINLQGMSLTAAMITMAVFGANVMYLMSMLSLFRLRRTEPDLHRTFHAPGYPIIPAIALVLSVVCLIAMLWFNPVIGGLFIVLMLAGYSYFLMTRAQRDNAPQDAMLVGKE
- a CDS encoding CPBP family intramembrane glutamic endopeptidase, whose protein sequence is MWITLAGSLLTLQFNRTIAIVLLLATLVWGLGNGVLAWSGMGFLGLLALVAALHVAYRSHPDIRRATEILLVAGVVALALQQAPGFDNPKVLDNVYAGPKSAAFSMYFNLDKALIPFVLLACMPTLFSSSPVRSPGKWGWFLLVLAVPMLLWGAVLAGGLQLETHNPPWLWSFMLANLFFVSLAEEALFRGYLQQRLAGVMSPWLALAVSALLFGALHVSGGAMLMAFAALAGLLYGLAWMWSGKLWVATLFHFGLNLYHLLFFTYPMLQRGV